A region from the Peromyscus leucopus breed LL Stock chromosome 9, UCI_PerLeu_2.1, whole genome shotgun sequence genome encodes:
- the Oxgr1 gene encoding 2-oxoglutarate receptor 1 gives MSEPLDSPVNDSDFLDYVAALGNCTDEQQILFKMQYLPAIYSIIFLVGFPGNTVAISIYIFKMRPWKSSTIIMLNLALTDLLYLTSLPFLIHYYASGENWIFGDFMCKFIRFGFHFNLYSSILFLTCFSIFRYVVIIHPMSCFSIQKTRWAVVACAGVWVISLVAVMPMTFLITSTTRTNRSACLDLTSSDDLTTIKWYNLILTATTFCLPLVIVTLCYTTIISTLTHGPQTHSCFKQKARRLTILLLLVFYICFLPFHILRVIRIESRLLSISCSIESHIHEAYIVSRPLAALNTFGNLLLYVVVSNNFQQAFCSIVSCKASGDLEQAKKDSCSNIP, from the coding sequence ATGAGTGAGCCACTGGACAGTCCAGTCAACGATTCTGACTTCCTGGATTATGTGGCTGCTTTGGGAAACTGCACTGATGAGCAGCAAATCTTATTCAAGATGCAGTACCTTCCTGCCATCTACAGCATCATCTTTCTTGTGGGCTTTCCAGGGAACACAGTGGCCATTTCCATCTACATTTTCAAGATGCgaccctggaagagcagtaccaTCATCATGCTGAACTTGGCCTTGACAGACCTGCTGTACCTGACCAGCCTTCCTTTCCTCATCCATTATTATGCAAGTGGTGAAAACTGGATCTTTGGAGATTTCATGTGCAAGTTCATCCGATTTGGCTTCCATTTTAACCTCTACAGCAGCATCCTCTTCCTCACCTGCTTTAGCATCTTCCGTTATGTTGTGATCATTCACCCGATGAGCTGTTTTTCTATTCAGAAAACTCGATGGGCAGTGGTAGCTTGTGCTGGGGTGTGGGTCATTTCTTTGGTAGCTGTCATGCCAATGACTTTTCTGATCACATCAACGACCAGGACCAATAGGTCTGCTTGTCTTGACCTCACAAGTTCTGATGACCTTACTACTATCAAATGGTACAATCTCATTTTGACGGCCACCACTTTCTGCTTGCCCTTGGTGATAGTGACACTTTGCTACACAACAATTATCAGCACCCTGACTCATGGGCCTCAGACCCACAGCTGCTTTAAGCAGAAGGCTCGAAGGCTGACCATTCTGCTACTCCTAGTGTTCTATATATGTTTTTTACCCTTTCACATCTTGAGGGTCATTCGTATCGAATCTCGCCTGCTTTCAATCAGCTGCTCCATTGAGAGTCACATTCATGAAGCTTACATTGTTTCTAGACCCTTAGCTGCCCTCAACACCTTTGGAAACCTGCTGTTATATGTAGTGGTCAGCAATAACTTTCAGCAGGCATTCTGCTCCATAGTGAGTTGCAAAGCCAGTGGGGATCTTGAACAAGCAAAGAAAGATAGTTGCTCAAACATCCCTTGA